In Montipora capricornis isolate CH-2021 chromosome 4, ASM3666992v2, whole genome shotgun sequence, a single genomic region encodes these proteins:
- the LOC138046559 gene encoding uncharacterized protein, with product MSASNREEGETPRLFTPSESTTSSKRSVLRKKLRAEKLALELKIAEQTFANEIECLRAEQQKRAKLLELQKKAEESRLEYEFEDAIAQEEGMSNKGDIDEELNELPSDSVNDRVSRLDLEITENNVVEKPHMEEVKSTKPEVVTEVSSEPRKKETCESFIAKGEAELKTSATGDPSVQTSKIDQLFEKMLPAFVKIVKPNVQKFNGNPLEYSKFKAAFNVEVDKKEVYDATEKLKFLLDSVDGSAKSCLAKFMPGSDKYEEAWTALQERFGRVDTVVSAAKKRIDQFPTIVKENSVQIRQYQEIVSELIGIFKEHNFLHELSSQVPEATVSKLPTRLCGRWAEERGKN from the exons ATGAGTGCCTCAAACAGAGAAGAAGGCGAAACACCTCGACTTTTCACGCCAAGTGAGTCTACTACTTCAAGTAAACGTTCCGTTTTGAGAAAGAAATTGCGAGCTGAGAAGTTAGCACTGGAACTAAAAATAGCCGAGCAAACGTTCGCAAATGAGATCGAGTGTCTGCGAGCCGAACAACAGAAgcgtgcaaagctcttggaacttcaaaagaaagctGAAGAATCAAGATTGGAATATGAATTCGAAGATGCCATCGCCCAGGAAGAAGGTATGTCAAATAAAGGTGATATTGATGAAGAGTTAAATGAATTACCTTCAGACAGTGTGAACGATCGGGTCTCGCGCTTAGACCTGGAAATTACTGAAAACAATGTTGTTGAAAAACCTCACATGGAGGAAGTTAAATCCACCAAACCAGAGGTCGTAACAGAGGTTTCTAGTGAGCCCCGTAAAAAAGAGACATGTGAATCTTTTATTGCTAAAGGTGAAGCTGAGTTGAAAACCTCTGCCACAGGAGACCCTAGTGTGCAAACGTCAAAGATAGATCAGTTGTTTGAGAAAATGCTGCCAGCCTTTGTGAAAATCGTTAAACCAAACGTGCAGAAGTTCAATGGAAATCCACTAGAGTACTCAAAATTCAAAGCAGCATTTAATGTTGAAGTGGATAAAAAGGAAGTTTATGATGCAACAGAGAAGCTTAAATTTCTGTTAGATTCTGTGGATGGAAGTGCAAAATCATGTCTAGCGAAATTCATGCCAGGTTCAGATAAATACGAGGAGGCATGGACTGCGCTCCAGGAGCGTTTTGGTCGTGTAGACACAGTGGTATCAGCTGCGAAGAAACGTATAGATCAGTTTCCGACCATAGTGAAAGAAAATAGTGTGCAGATCCGGCAGTATCAAGAAATAGTTTCTGAATTGATAGGcattttcaaagagcataacTTTCTTCACGAGCTTAGCTCGCAAGTCCCTGAAGCAACTGTTTCTAAACTTCCCACACGCCTTTGCGGCAGATGGGCCGA AGAAAGAGGCAAAAATTAG